Below is a window of Phyllopteryx taeniolatus isolate TA_2022b chromosome 16, UOR_Ptae_1.2, whole genome shotgun sequence DNA.
ACCAAAACCAGTATAAAGTTTTTTTGAAATTACCCTAACACAGCTAACAGATGTAAACACACATTCAAGGTTACAGGCATTGCCTTCATTTGACTGTACTTTGATGTGTTTGTGCCTACTTAAGGAAGAATAGCTCTCTTTTGTGACTTTGTAGACATTGAATCTCTATTATGGCACTGCGGAACGTGTGTCGCCTCTTGGCTCAACCTCAGAGATGTGCAATTGTTTCTTTCGCACGAGCTCAGGGGACTGCAGCACCTGTTCGATGGGGTAAGTAAACTTGATAAACTTGCATTTAATTCGTTTCgatgcatttatatatatagatatatatatatatatgcatgcatgcatgcgtcgAAAATTAGTACAATAAATTAAGTACAATACAAATTAAGTACAATATCTCAAGGCTCGTTTCTTATTGAACAGGCTCGGAACCAGTCTTTTTACACAATAGTGTTGTTAATTACATCTTTAGAGACAGGAGCCACCTACAACAAGGTAGAGATGTTGGAAATTTCTGACTTTTCAGTTTTCGGTGTAAAACACAATGGATTGTGTCCCAAATCACTAACTAACCACTATGTAGTGCACGTTACACCATTTTGTAGTTGTGTCCAAATGCTTAGTGATCAAATTCAGTGCCCGATATAGTCCACTCAAAATTTCCCACAAACCATAGCTCACCGAGTTGCAATATACCATAATGCATTGCGTCTTCAGAGAAGAAGGAGGAAAAAATGGCGGGACTGATGGAGAGAGTGAATTTTTGACTGTGTAGTGTCAAAAAAGCTCTAAATATACATCAATAATATAAATTAGTTCACTATATAGTCTAACCCTTACATGGGGAGTAGAGagtagtgagtgagtgaatgttTTCGGACACAGCAAAAGACGAGAGAGGAGAAACAAGTTACCagcagtttatatatatatatatatatatatatatatatatatatatatatatataaacatatgcgccctttgcacaatggtcattgcaccggactattgcaatattagtcattcgaactgctctaagtgctagaggactgcatctttttgcacaattgtcaaaaaaaaatgtaccggcattaccagataactagcaaccctttactgctcagtgacagttttttttttttgtcaatgtctttctgtctccaaagtgttctgtaaattgactgtctgttgtcgtactagagcggctccaactaccagagacaaattccttgtgtttttttggacatacttggcaaataaagatgattctgatttggacatacttggcaaataaagatgattctgatatatatatatatatatatatataaaatgtcgGCACGATGGACAAtgggttagagcgtctgcctcacagttctgaggaccggggttcaatccccggccccacctttgtggagtttgcatgttcccccccttgcctgcatgggttttctccgggaactccggtttcctcccacatctcaaaaacatgcataaaggttaattgaagtctctaaattgcccctaggtgtgaatgtgagtacgaatggttgtttgtttatgtgtgagaccctgcaatttgctggcaaccagttcagggtgtaccccgcctcctgcccgaagatagcttggataggctccaccacgcccgcgacccttgtgaggataagcggcttggaaaatggatggatatatatataaaatattaaaaagcacatttttgttgttttcagcaGCAAATTTCTTTCTCAATCACCTTTTTCATCACTTGTTTTGTTGTGGATTGTATTCAGATAAAGAGAAGACTGAGAAGGCCAAATCACGTATGTGGAGAaacatttggattattttgtgggAGATTGAACAAAAAATCTTTTAGCAGTTGAAGGTTCATTCGTGTGTGGTCCTGTTTTAAATCCCGACAGCTAAAATCCAGTTCAACTGGCGTGATGCTCTGGACCTGGAGGGGCTACTGACAGAGGAGGAGGTCATGATCAGAGACTCTTTTAGAACCTACTGCCAAGACAAACTAATGCCACGCATCATTTTAGCAAACAGAAATGAAGGTAGGAGACATGCACTACGTAATAAGTGTTTTATGTTTCAGTAACATTATATTGGCTAGTTATCGTCATTTTACCTAGACTGTTTAGTAATTTGTTTATAATTAGATTTGAAGGAACATATTTCTCCACGGGTAGAATTCGGTGAGTCAGCTGATTGAAAGAATGTCAGTCTATTAATGGGTTCTATTTTATTGAGTACTGAGTCAAATATAGAATTTGCTTATATCAGCATGTCAgtatacaataaaatgtaaatattttgcagtttaaaatgcacaaaacgtattttattattttattttcattcagtGTTCCACAGAGAAATAGTGTCCGAGATGGGGGAGCTGGGCGTACTGGGTCCAACCATTAAAGGTCAGTGTGACCACACACCTACTTTACTTTATAATATCCTTATGGGGATgtgaacatactgtacctaCACACTTGTTCGGTGAAGCAtttattttggacttttttattggctgacattttgaaaacagaaaATTTCACGTGACTATCTGATGTGATTACATTTGATCTGTTACATCAACATAATTTGTTTCCTATCCTGTGTTTGATATAAAGGATACGGCTGTGCGGGGACAAGCTATGTGGCCTACGGTTTGATCGCCAGAGAAGTAGAAAGCGTGGACAGCGGCTACCGTTCAGTCATGAGTGTGCAGTCGTCGCTGGTCATGCATCCCATCAATGCCTTTGGCACAGAGGAGCAGAAGCAGAAGTACTTGCCCAAGCTGGGTAAGCACAAGCAGAGCAATAGCAACAATCAGCTGTTCTGTGAAGAATGATTTGCGTGCGATTTATATCAAggagtttgtttttgtattctgtACTTATCTGGTTAGTTAGGAACTGCTACACAGTAAACATTGGGGGAACATGCTGCTTGTTTCCATGTTTAGCTCGTGGAGAGATCCTCGGTTGCTTTGGCCTGACAGAGCCAAACCACGGCAGCGACCCAAGCAGCATGGAGACCAGAGCAAAGTACAACCCGTCCAGCCGCACCTACTCCCTTACAGGCTCCAAGACGTGGTGAGTGCTACCAGCATGTGGATCAAACTGGAGAGATTATTTGGAGTGAATGTCTCCATAAAATAGAAGTATCTCAAATCAGACCTCACTCACATGACCTCAATtctaaaatgatatgagaaatAGGTTGCTGGCAAGAacatataattgacagtaaaacaatttaaaatgtgtactGACGTACATTCTAGAGTCTGTAGTGTTGTAACATTTACGTAACTAAAGAAGTTGAATCAGtaattctacttttaccagtatCTGCACTTCTGCTTAAGTACAGTTTAAGTACTTTTGCTACCTGTGGTTACTATTTCTTACCTTTTTGAACTGAACATCTCATGTAAAAGCTGCTGTTATGGAATGGTGTAATGTTGCCAAATAACCACGCTATAATAACGCTGGCGGTCTTTACACTTGAATTAGTGTATGAAACTCACTGCTAACGTTtcatctgatgatgatgatgaatactGTAGCATTCATTATTAATACATACTGTCTACTCAAATTTGACTTAAATTTAATATCTGTACAGAAATATGGCTAAAATATGCATATTCAGGTCAATGCACTTGCACGTCGAGAGGTTGTGGGTTCTAATCTCTGCTCAAGATCTCCTGTGTGGtgcttgcatggattttctctgggtacaacgccttcctcccacattcccagaaatgcatgttaggttaattgaagactctaaattgtcagtaGGTGTGACCTTCCCATAAAGGTAATGAGGCCACGCATTATCGAAAAAAAGGACGGATGGATCCTTGAACTTCAGCTTAAGTCTTATTCAGCATTCTTTTACCTGGTGGCTCGTGCATCTAATGAGAGCCAGTACAAGAGATGTTTCTACCTttacaaatggatggatggaagtcaatGTGCATTACTGTTGTTTGAAGTTGCTCCCATCTACAGGATCACCAACTCCCCAGTGGCGGACATCGCAGTTGTGTGGGCAAAATGTGACGATGGGAAGATTCGCGGCTTCATCTTGGAGCGAGGCATGAAAGGCTTTTCCACCCCGAAGATTGAGGGAAAGTTCTCCCTGAGAGCGTCCGCTACTGGCATGATCATCATGGATGAGGTGGAGGTTCCCGAAGAGAACCTGCTTCCCAGTGTGTCTGGCCTTGGGGTGAGTGGGAGGAATACCTTTCTTGTACTGATGCGGTAAGGCactggttctcaactgttgtcacctgGGGACCGCATTATCCTATTGTCGCAATGTTGCGACTTACTTTTTTGGAGGTTAAGAACAATGGAGAAAATGTATTGTCCAAAAATAGTAtttgaaaacacaaattttTAAACAAACCTACACagcttacatgttcaaatgacttttaagaaactgcatgtacaaaactgaagctaaataaaaaaaaatcacaaatattgGCATTgaaatttttatatatatattttttcctagGAGTAACTACCTTACCTAATTTCTTTCTGTGTGGGAACTTGGTATGGTACCGGAGCGTGccaaatacaaacatatttacTGTTACACCCCAAGTCGTAATGATTCTGACCCATGCctgttaaaatatttgaaaatacatgTATTCCAAATAAAAGGTTGGATgcatgttaaatatttcactgtacaGGGAGTCCTCGGTTTACATTTTCTTCTACAGTGGCGACAGTAAATAGTTGTATGATTGAAAAATTTAGGATGTAAAGATAAAATGCAGTAATTATGTTGGTAAAAGAGTAAGTAAATTGCTAAATAAGTGTGCCCTCCTATGCCACATGACCACGTATTACATTCTAACTAGTTCATTGCATATAGGGGTATTTTTATACCCCCTCGGCGTCCTAAGCAAGAAGaagcccccccctcccccccaacaaAAACTGTCCGTTTGATTagcatgtataatgcatttttacaatgcatgattttgcttctaagtattatctgtattttgtattatctgtattttattttttcaaagaattattctgaagttaagcacttggtttgaacactcaatccttttttaaatttacttgctcttattttgaacagccctacttttatttagtaaattagaaaacacacagttgtgctcatatgtttgattacccaggcagaatttgtaagatgggtacaattctttaaagaaaatatgaaggaccaggcgaaacacatttaatattattttaatgggattcaaattaaatggtcaagcattacagaaaagcatgatcatgaaacaaaacataaccaaaaataaatcaatgatggttgttgttcagtcatcagtcatatttaaaaaaatatatatatttcacaaattctgccaagggatgtaaacttatgagcacaactgtatatatatgcagtcatacgtacccctgtcatattggaatgaaagtgtaggctacactttttttataaccactaggtggtggtggcattttggaatgaaagtgtacagcttttttataaccactagattGCGCCATACATTTAtcaaatgtgaaagtgttttccccccatttccccctatacctatgtataatgcgcactattgacttttgacaatttttttcggGGAAAAaggcgcattatacacgagaaatgacggtatATATTTTCATATCTCAATTAGTTTATTAGCTGGTCTATTTGCTACTACTATGCAGTAAACTTTTCTGGTGCTTTGTGGGACTGGTCTCTGAAGTAACAGATACACATTCCCACTTATCAGGAGGGGGGCCCCATTAGGGAATTCCCAAATCCCGACATGTCATTCCAGTGTCTACGGGTGTTTCCAGTTGTGTCGAAAAGGTATGGGCCAATGTCAACTATCTCTGTGCTAAGAGATGCAAATGTTTGTCATTGTCAATGCTTCCAGGGCCCATTTGGCTGCTTGAACAATGCTCGCTATGGCATTGCATGGGGAGCTTTTGGAGCAGCAGAGTTCTGTTTCCATGCAGCTCGTCAGTACACACTAGACAGGTTAGAGGAGCAATTTCTAATCTCTCGTTTTCTTT
It encodes the following:
- the LOC133466182 gene encoding glutaryl-CoA dehydrogenase, mitochondrial-like, translated to MALRNVCRLLAQPQRCAIVSFARAQGTAAPVRWDKEKTEKAKSPKIQFNWRDALDLEGLLTEEEVMIRDSFRTYCQDKLMPRIILANRNEVFHREIVSEMGELGVLGPTIKGYGCAGTSYVAYGLIAREVESVDSGYRSVMSVQSSLVMHPINAFGTEEQKQKYLPKLARGEILGCFGLTEPNHGSDPSSMETRAKYNPSSRTYSLTGSKTWITNSPVADIAVVWAKCDDGKIRGFILERGMKGFSTPKIEGKFSLRASATGMIIMDEVEVPEENLLPSVSGLGGPFGCLNNARYGIAWGAFGAAEFCFHAARQYTLDRIQFGVPLARNQLIQKKMADMLTEITIGLQSCLQLGRLIDEKKAAPEMISMLKRNSCGKALDIARQARDMLGGNGIADEYHIIRHVLNLEAVNTYEGTHDIHALILGRAITGLQSFTVDK